In the Quercus lobata isolate SW786 chromosome 5, ValleyOak3.0 Primary Assembly, whole genome shotgun sequence genome, one interval contains:
- the LOC115991569 gene encoding cysteine protease ATG4-like, with protein sequence MKGFCERAVASKCSSKSLTDNSNSSTPPVCSDPESSDSKFTKASVWSNFVSSALSIFETHSEALPCENKAVLSGSSACEKKAAHAKQNGWTAAVRKAVASGSMRRIQERVLGLSRTGISSSTSDIWLLGVCYRMSQDESSGDADTSNGLARFEQDFSSRILTTYRKGFDAIGESKYTSDVSWGCMLRSSQMLVAQALVFHRLGRSWRKPLQKPFNQEYIEILHFFGDSEASPFSIHNLLLAGKAYNLAAGSWVGPYAMCRTWETLARCKRESTDLENQQLPMAVYVVSGDEDGERGGAPVLCIEDASRHCFEFSRGQVDWTPILLLVPLVLGLEKVNPRYIPSLRATFMFPQSLGIVGGKPGASTYIIGVQDEKAFFLDPHDVQPVVSIGRNDLEADTSSYHCNIIRHISLDSIDSSLAFGFYCRDKDDFDDFCLRASKLADESNGAPLFTVAQKHNLSKPVSHPEVSVDTDGVQKDESFGLESIGVAEGHSHEDEWQLL encoded by the exons ATGAAGGGtttctgtgagagagctgttgcTTCAAAATGTTCTTCTAAAAGTTTAACTGATAACTCAAATAGTAGTACACCGCCTGTTTGTTCAGACCCAGAATCCAGTGATAGTAAGTTCACTAAGGCCTCCGTATGGTCAAATTTCGTTTCATCTGCTCTCTCAATCTTTGAAACACATAGTGAGGCGTTACCTTGTGAAAACAAGGCAGTTCTTAGTGGTTCATCGGCTTGTGAAAAGAAGGCAGCTCATGCTAAACAGAATGGGTGGACAGCAGCTGTAAGAAAAGCTGTGGCTAGTGGCTCAATGAGGAGAATTCAGGAGCGTGTACTAGGGTTAAGTAGGACTGGCATCTCTAGCTCAACAAGTGACATATGGCTTTTAGGTGTGTGCTATAGAATGTCACAGGATGAGTCATCTGGAGATGCTGATACTAGCAATGGGTTAGCCAGATTTGAACAAGATTTTTCATCACGAATTTTGACAACATATCGAAAAG GTTTCGATGCTATTGGAGAATCAAAGTATACCAGTGATGTAAGCTGGGGTTGCATGCTTCGCAGCAGTCAGATGCTTGTTGCTCAG GCATTGGTTTTTCATCGATTAGGGAGATCCTGGAGAAAACCTCTGCAAAAG CCATTCAATCAAGAATATATTGAGATTCTTCACTTTTTTGGTGATTCTGAGGCATCGCCTTTCTCTATCCACAATCTTCTTTTAGCTGGAAAGGCTTATAACCTTGCTGCTGGGTCATGGGTGGGCCCTTATGCCATGTGTCGCACATGGGAGACTCTGGCCAGATGTAAAAGGGAGTCAACTGACCTTGAGAACCAGCAACTTCCCATGGCTGTTTATGTTGTTTCTGGAGATGAAGATGGGGAGCGAGGTGGAGCTCCAGTTCTTTGCATCGAAGATGCCTCAAGACATTGTTTTGAGTTTTCAAGAGGTCAAGTTGATTGGACACCCATTCTTTTATTGGTTCCTTTGGTTCTTGGACTTGAAAAGGTCAATCCCAG ATATATTCCATCATTGAGGGCAACTTTTATGTTTCCACAAAGCCTTGGCATCGTGGGTGGGAAGCCAGGGGCTTCAACTTACATCATTGGTGTGCAAGATGAAAAGGCTTTCTTCCTTGATCCACATGACGTTCAACCA gTAGTTAGTATTGGTAGAAACGATCTAGAGGCTGATACTTCATCTTACCACTGCAA tATCATACGACACATATCATTAGACTCAATTGATTCATCCTTAGCATTTGGATTTTATTGCCGAGACAAAG atgattttgatgatttttgtcTTCGGGCTTCCAAGCTGGCAGATGAGTCAAATGGTGCTCCATTATTTACTGTGGCTCAGAAGCATAATTTGTCAAAGCCAGTTAGTCACCCTGAAGTGTCAGTTGATACTGATGGAGTTCAAAAGGATGAGTCCTTTGGTCTCGAGTCCATTGGTGTTGCTGAGGGCCATTCGCATGAGGATGAGTGGCAACTCCTTTGA